Proteins from a single region of Budorcas taxicolor isolate Tak-1 chromosome 7, Takin1.1, whole genome shotgun sequence:
- the LOC128050500 gene encoding olfactory receptor 7D2: MEAGNRTGVSEFILLGFSEDPELQPLIFGLFLSMYLVTVLGNLLIILAIIFDSHLHTPMYFFLSNLSLVDICFSTSIVPKMLLSIRTENKAISYMDCLTQVYFSMLFPILDTLLLTAMAYDRFVAICHPLHYTVIMNPHLCSWLVFITWLIGVLTSLLHICLMKHLTFCRDLEIPHFFCELTHILELACSDTFLNWTLIYFMTGVLGVFPLIGILFSYSRIALSIRKMSSSGGKQKAFSTCGSHLSVVSLFYGTGVGVHFTSAVTHSPQKVSVASVMYSVVTPMLNPFIYSLRNKDVKGTLRRLLNRTTSCLR, from the coding sequence ATGGAAGCAGGAAACAGAACAGGAGTTTCAGAGTTTATCCTCCTTGGGTTCTCTGAGGACCCAGAACTGCAGCCCCTCATATTTGGGCTGTTCCTGTCCATGTACTTGGTCACTGTGCTTGGCAACCTGCTCATCATCTTGGCTATCATTTTtgactcccacctccacacccccatgtacttcttcctctcaaACCTGTCCTTGGTTGACATCTGTTTCAGCACCAGCATAGTCCCCAAGATGCTACTGAGCATCCGCACAGAGAACAAAGCCATCTCCTACATGGACTGCCTCACTCAGGTGTATTTTTCCATGCTTTTTCCTATCCTGGACACTCTGCTCCTGACTGCCATGGCCTATGACCGATTTGTGgccatctgtcatcccctgcACTACACGGTCATCATGAACCCACACCTCTGTAGTTGGCTGGTTTTTATTACCTGGCTCATTGGTGTCCTGACATCCCTCCTTCACATTTGTCTGATGAAGCACCTGACCTTCTGTAGAGATCTTGAAATTCCACATTTCTTCTGTGAACTGACACACATTCTTGAATTGGCCTGCTCTGATACCTTCCTGAACTGGACTTTGATATATTTTATGACTGGTGTGCTGGGTGTTTTCCCCCTCATCGGGATTCTTTTCTCCTACTCACGAATTGCTTTATCCATAAGGAAGATGTCCTCATCTGGGGGAAAGCAAAAAGCATTTTCCACCTGTGGGTCTCACCTCTCagttgtttctttattttatggGACAGGGGTGGGGGTCCATTTCACTTCTGCAGTGACTCACTCCCCCCAGAAAGTCTCAGTGGCCTCTGTGATGTACAGCGTGGTGACCCCCATGTTGAACCCCTtcatctacagcctgaggaacaaGGATGTGAAGGGAACCCTCAGAAGGCTCCTCAACAGAACAACCTCTTGTTTGCGATAA